The genome window AAAGATGCCAGTAATGTGGAGCACAAGCGAGAGTTCCTCAAGTATTCGCATCTATTCATGGGTCGAATTTAGTCTCTGCCAGTAATGTATAGAGCGCAAGCGAGACGCTTGCGCTATCCAAGTATGCAATTATTGGTAAGTTACCCCTCGGTCTGGGTAGTTTTAGAAAGATGCCAGTAATGTGGAGCACAAGCGAGACGCTTGCGCTATCCAAGTATGTAATTATTGGTCATCCCCCCCTTGCCCCATTGAAATAAAACATTTTTCTATTCCTTCTCAGAAACAGCACATCGAAAACCCACGGTGTGGTCTTCGAGATCACCGAGAACGCCAACACGCCAATAGGTGCGGAGAGTTACGTCTTCGCTGTTAAAACTTCCACCCCGCACTACACGCATCGCTCGTTCATCGAGGGGATAATATTGAATGGAATCGGGGTTTGTTTTATAGAAAGGGTAGTAATCTCCAACATACTCCGATACGTTTCCGCTCATATCATACAAACCCAATTCATTTGGCTGTTTCGTACCAACCAGGTAAGCGTAAGGACCACTGTTTTCAAGATGCCGGGCATAATGGTCAAGGCTGTCTGGGTTCGAGGTACCCGCATAAAGCTGATGTAATCCACCCGATCTTGCAGCATATTCCCACTCCTGTTCCGTCGGGAGCCGATAGCCGTAAGCATTGCAAAAAGCAAGCGCGTCTTCCCACGTGACATAAATCACCGCCCGCTTCCCTCTTCCACGATCATCATCTCTTGGCAGCGGCCGTTCTGTTGCTTTAGCAAAAGCATCATACTGCTCGTAGGTTACTTCATACGTTCCGATGTAAAAATCATCAAGAGTGACTTTGTGCAGAGGAAGTGAATCGTCATTTTCTCGTTCGAAACTATCTCCCATCAAAAATGTACCTCCCTCAACTTTTGTCATCTCCATTGGAAGGAGCTTCTCTCTTATAGTCGGTTGAAATAGCGCACATCCCGATAGGCCCAGCAAGAGTGTGATCACAAATAACTTCTTAATCATACTATAGAACTAATACTAATTTATTAGTAGAAAATAAATCGCTTTTGGTTCAGATCAAAAAAGAAATCTGCTGGATGTCAATTTCGTAAGTCACTCAAAGTTTAAAACAATCCCTGTTTAGACTTGTGCGATAGTACGTGAATTGTTTACTATAACTTTGACTGAAAAATGATTTATAAGCAATTCTTTAGCCATGAAAAACAAGTTTTTAGCATTCATTGTACTATTCATTATTCCTGTTTCTGCATTCTGCCAGGTTGAGTTGGACTATTATCTCCCCGACGATGTTGAGTTCAACCCGGAAATCCCCACACCTGAAGAAGTCATTGGCCACCAGGTTGGCGAGTGGCATATCACACATGACAAGCTGGTAAACTATATGTACGCCGTAGCCGAGGCATCCGACCGAGTGACGATTGAAGAGTATGCACGATCCTATGAAGACCGGCCGCTTTTGATTTTGACAATCACCTCGCCCGAAAATCATTCACGAATCGAGCAAATCAAACAGAATCAATTGGCGTTGACGGTGGCCGATCAATCCGGTGATGTAGATGTTGAAAATCAACCCGTAGTTATAAATATCGGCAATAGCATTCATGGTAATGAGCCAAGCGGGGCAAACTCCTCCATGCTTTCTGCTTATTATTTTGCTGCTGCCCATGATGAAAAGATTGAGAATATTTTAGAGAACTCGGTCATTTTACTTGATCCGTCTTTCAACCCCGATGGGCTCAACCGTTTTGCCACATGGGTGAATATGCACAAAAGCATAACAACCACAACCGATCCCGCCGACCGCGAATACAATGAACGATGGCCAAGCGGACGAACCAATCACTATTGGTTTGATTTGAATCGCGACTGGATGCCCGTTCAACATCCCGAAAGCCGCGGACGTATCGCAAAATTTCACGAATGGCGACCCAATATTTTAACAGATCACCATGAGATGGGATCGAACTCCACGTTCTTTTTCCAGCCGGGAATTCCATCCAGAACGCACCCGCTAACGCCTCAAATCAACCAGGATTTAACAGGACAAATTGCGGAATTTCATGCCGATGCACTCGACGAGATCCAGAGTCTCTACTACTCCAAAGAATCCTTTGATGACTTCTACTATGGAAAAGGATCTACCTATCCCGACCTGTTTGGAACGATTGGAATCCTCTTTGAGCAGGCCAGTTCGCGTGGTCATGCCCAGGAAACCGATCACGGAGTTCTGAGGTTTCCGTTTCACCATTCGGAATCAGTTTACAACGGCACTTTCTACGGTTGATGCTGCCGTTGCCCTACGAACGGATCTCCATGAGTACCGAAGAAGTTATTACCAGGATGTTCAGCAGGAAGCATCAGATGCCGATACTGAAGCTTATGTAATTGGAGATCAATACGACCAGGGGCGTAATTACCATTTTGCCGATCTGCTTTCGAAACACAATGTTGATATGTATGAACTCTCGGAAGACCTTGAAGTAAATGGACAGGAGTTTAAACAGGGACGTGCCTGGGTCATTCCAACGGATCAAACCGAATTCAAGTTTATTGAGGCGATGTTTGAAACCCGCACCGAATTTTCGGACAGCCTCTTTTATGATGTATCCGCGTGGACGCTTCCATTTGCTTTCAATCTCCCTTATGCAGCGTTGGATGGCGGAGACTTTGATAACGATCTGTTGGGCAATCGGGTTGAAAATCCTGAATTGCCCACAGGTGAAGTTGTTGGTGGGGAAAGTGATTATGCCTATATCTTTTCATGGGATGAATATTATGCCCCGCGAACTTTATACCGGCTTCAGGATAAAGGGATCCGCACAAAAGTGATTCAACAACCAACCACGGTTGAGACTCCAAACGGTACCCAGGAATTTGATTACGGATCGATTCTTGTTGCACTCGGCACACAAGATATAGATGCTGATGAAGTGTACAAGGAACTTCAAACCGCTGCTGAAAATGATGGCGTGGATATCTACAATGTAACTACCGGGTTAAGCACGAGTGGTGTGGATCTCGGAAGCCCAAGTTCGGAGGTTCTCGAAAAACCAAAAGTGGCTATTTTAGCCGGTGAAGGAATCAGCAGTTACGATGTTGGAGAGGTATGGCATCAGTTCGATCAGCGTTACAAAATTCCAATAAGCATGATTGAGAAAGATAACCTTGGATCAACAGATCTCGGCCGATACAATACGATTATTATGTCTGATGGCAGATATGGAGATCTCTCCGAAAATGATATTTCCGAATTAAAGCGATGGGTCAGAAACGACGGTGTTCTGATTCTACAGGAAGGTGCGATAGACTGGGGAATCAGCCAGGAATTGGTCAATTTAACTGCAAAGGAGGACAGCGGCCGATTCGATTTCAGTGATGATCTGAACTATGCCGATATCTCAAATGCCCGTGGTGCTCAATTAATCGGAGGCACCATTTTCAATGCTACCCTCGATACCACACATCCGCTTGGATATGGATATGATGATAATGAAATCTATATTTTTCGAAGTGGTACTCAATTTTATGAACAGCCTGAAAATCATTTTTCCGTGCCGGTTTCTCTTACGGAAAACCCACTTGCCAGCGGTTACATCTCTGAAACCAATCTTGAGTTAATCAGAAATACGCCCTCAATTATTGTGGACCGGTATGGTGGTGGACGCATCATCAGTTTTGTAGATAATCCAAATTTCAGGGCATTTTGGTTTGGACAGAATAAGCTTTTTGCCAACGCCATCTTTTTTGGCCGCACGATTTATTGGGCATCGACGAATTAAAATAACTCTGCGATGACCTGTCGGACTCTCGCAGGTTCTAAAAATTTGAACTATGAAAATTTCAGGAATCCTTGAAACCTGTTTGTATGCCGAAGATTTGGAAAGAGCCAAATCATTTTATTCAGCATTACCGGGAATAGAGTTTCTATCAGAAGAGCAGGGACGACATATCTTTTTCCGCTGTAACGGGAGCATGCTTTTAATATTCAATCCAAATCACACCGCCAGAGAACAAACAGAGGTCGATGGTCAACAGATTCCTCTTCACGGCAGTAAGGGAGAGGGTCATATCGCTTTTTCAATTGACGAAAATAACCTGGAAGAGTGGAGGCAGTTTCTCATGGATAATCAGATTCCCATTGAATCGGAGGTTACCTGGCCGAATGGTTCTGTGTCACTCTATTTTCGAGATCCCGCGGGGAATAGTCTGGAACTGGTAAGCCCCTCAATTTGGCAGTAAATTAATGGTCGATTTTTGTTCTCTCTTTTTATTTCTCTTCCTGTAAAAGATGAACTCCGTGCAACAGAAGCTCGTTAGTTGTATGTACATATTTATCGCCAAGAGTGCTTTTTAAGTCTTTGACAGCATTTTCAAAGCTCTTTTTAAGAGCAGGGGATATGCCTTGTCCTTTACGGCTCAGCGTAATCATTGCAGTTCTGCCCACCTTCTTTTTTTCAACCAAATCTTTTTTTACAAGCTTATTTACAAATCTCGTGATGGTTGAAGGAGCAAGATTCATCTCTTCGGCGAGATCGTTTTGGGAGAGTTCAACCCGATCTTGCAGGATCAAAAGAAGTTCTGCATATGAGGTCGCTAAATCGAACTCTTCAAAGTAAGAATCAAAATGACGGGTTATTTCCCGGCTGAATAAATTGGCTGCTGAGTGCATTGTATCTCCGCTAATTGTACATACAATTAATGTGCATAAATTTTATCAATCCTCAAAACAGAAAAGGGAACTGACCTCATCGGCCAGTTCCCTCTTAATAGGATAGATCAAAAAGTGATTCTAATCTTTCGGCCAGTTGCCATATACATTGCTGAAAGATGCTTTATCTGTACCCAAAGGCTCTCTTACCGGGCCAAGATAGGATGCATTCATCACAGCCCTCGGCGCTACATGTAATTTGTTATTTCCATTCGTCACAAAGATTCTTCCGAAATGACCAAATCCAAGCGCGTGTCCATTTTCATGCAAGGCCACTGTTTCTATATCTATCCCGGATGAACCATCGTTTGACCATGCAAAATTATCATTGTACCACACTTCTTTCAGGGCTATAACATTAGGTTCTGCTGTCCATGTGAATGTAAAGGTGACTCCCAAAACGGAAGCACTTGCCCCTGGCCCAAGCACTGAATCAAAAAATGATCCGGGTAAAAAGCCAATAGTCGATATATCCGCAGCAAAGGGATTCTGCGTTAAGCCCGGAAAACTTAATATAGCACTCGGAAAAACTCCTGCCGGCGTTGGAACTTTAAGAATATCCAGACCGGAATTCTTCTTCAGGTTATTCCATGTTTCAAAAGAAGCATCTATATCCGGCTCACTGTTAATTGAACCATTAGCCACAGCAAAGGGGGAGAATACGGTATGAGTCAAATCATTTCCCGATGCGCCGCGGCGTGCATCATTTGGCTGCCATTGAGATGGCAGGGTTTTGGTTCTGTCATTTGCAAGAAGTGTTTGCCCGGCCTGAAATCCGCCGTTACTTGTATAGGTGATCGTCTCGGCCATCACAAGCTTTATATTATCAAACCCTTTTTCTGCCAGCTGGCTGTTGATCTCTGCAAGATGTTCACTGTACACGCCCTCTTTAATTCCACCGGTGTTGGTTGTATTTTTGCCCTTTTTGGCACTTTCGACTTCAACATAATCAACACTTAGTAATCCTTCTTTCTCAACAGTATCATTACTAATTGTTGATTCTTCACAACTCATGAAAATGGCTAAACCACAGACAAGTAGCGTAGTTAGTACTTTTTTTGAAAATAGCATAATTGATTGATCTTATGTTGATGATTAGATGTTATTTATTGTACAAATGTAGACAGTAAAATAGATGGTATCTTTTCCTGCCCTTGGATAGATAGGATGGCTCAGAGTACTTTTTGTTACAATAAAAATTCTTCCAAAATTATTAATTGTTGCTGCTAAATACTTTACAGGAAGGCTTTGCAAAACTCTGACCGTCATCCTGAACTTGATTCAGGATCTCCAGATACTGGCTATAAAGACGAATGGAGAATCTGAATCGAGTTCAGATTGACCAATAACCACGGTTTTGCAAAGCCCTCTACAGAAATATCAAATGCGCTATTTGTCATTTCGTTTTGAGTTCATGAATTACGATCTTTTGATGAATCCAATAGCATCATGTACAGAGTTCAGCTAAAAAATTTCGAAGGTCCTCTTGATCTGCTTCTCTTTTTCATCAAAAGAGATGAGCTGAATATCTACGACATTCCCATCTCACACATTACCCACGAATTCCTCGAATATATCCGCCTGATGGAGGAACTGGATCTTGATGTGGCCAGCGAATTCATTTACATGGCCAGCATGCTGATGTCCATTAAAGCCAGGATGATGCTTCCGTTTGAAGGCGACGAGGAGGAGGAACTGGATGAGGACGATCCGAGGTACGAGCTGGTACAGAAACTGCTGGAATACAAGCGGTATAAGGAGATGGCGGAGAAGATGACCATCATCGACGAAGAAACTCAGAAAAAGTATTACCGTGGATATCCCAAAGCAGATGAGGTGGAAAAACAAGCTACTGGCGAAGCTCTCAAAGATGTTACCCTTTTTGATTTGATGGGAGCCTTCCGAAAAGTTTTAGCAGATATTAAACGCCAGCACACCTATCATAAAGTAGAGAAAGTTAGCGTTACAGTAGAGGAGCAGGAAGAATATGTGTTGCAAACACTGCAGGAACATGGACGTCGTTCATTTATTGAGATCTGTTTAGAATTAAACAACAAGTCGGTTGTAGTGGTCACATTTCTTGCTATTCTTGAAATGCTCAAAGAACAACAAATAAACCTGTTTATTGAAAACGATGATCCTACCCAATTTTTTATCGACCTGAAACCGGTGGATGAAATTATCGGTGAGGGCAACAATGTTAGCGAATCAGCATGAAGTATTTATTTTTATCCCTGTCTATTCTCATTACAATTCCAACTTTTACAACTGCTCAAACCTACTCAACAGACACAGAAGAACTTACCCGTTATTCTGAGTCGATTACAGCAGATTTTCTGAAAAAGCATTTAAGCGTTCTGGCCCACGATAGCCTTGGAGGGCGCGATACAGGAACACCCGGTTTAGAGAAAGCAGCTGATTATCTTGCTGAATTTTATCAATCTATCAAGTTTACAGCCCAAAGGAGAAGATGGCACCTATTTTCAGCCCTTTGAATTAAACGCCACGGTTACTGACAGCCTCGTATATAATACATATCGGGCAGATAGCGGCGACACATTGTTTGTCAACCAGAGTGTGGAAGTCAAAAATTCCAACACTGAATTTGTACGGGGTATCGGTGGGGCCGGGCCTATTGAAGGAGATATAGTATTTGGGGGATTTGGCGTAGATGACTCTTTGAACGGCGTAAGAAACCTGGATGGAGATGCCATCGCCAATAATTGGGTCTTAATTTTTGAACAGATCCCCTATGTTGTAGATGATGATACGTTGGTCAGCACAAATTACACAGGCAGAGATCGGCTTATCACACTTATCCGGGACTACGGAGCCCGAGGTATTTTGTTGATTCCGGATCAGACCGAAAACGAGTTCAATGAAATGGCTGCGATGAATTCTCAAACCATCAGTGTACCTGAGAATCTTGAACTGGCCTATCGCGGCGGCGGACGGGGTTCCTACACACCACCTTATGCCTACACATTCATCAGCCCGGAATTTGCAGCTGAAATTTTGAACGTTGACAATGAGCAGGGATTAGAAGAGCTTAGACAAAATACGGTTGAAAACCTGCAGAATTTTCGTTCTGAAAAAACATCGTATTACCTGGAATACACCCCGTATGAGGGACAAAAAACGATCGAGACAAATAACGTTCTGGCCTATTTCGAGGGTGCAGATCCCGAATTAAAAGATGAGGTTGTGGTGGTTATGGGCCATTACGATCACGTTGGACTCGGATCACCAAACGAAGAGGGTGATTACATCTACAATGGGGCAGATGATAACGGCAGCGGAACGGCAGGACTGATGGCCATTGCCAATACATTTCAAGAAGCGGCTCAAGATGGTTACAAGCCCAAACGAAGTATCCTGTTTTTACACGTTTCAGCTGAGGAATCCGGGCTGCTGGGTTCACGTTACTATTCCGATCATCCCGTTATTCCAATCGAGCAAACGGTTGCTGCACTCAACACAGATATGATCAGCCGCAGTGATCCTGAACATATTGAAGACGGCAATACCGATTATGTGTACCTGATTGGCGGAGAAATTATCTCATCACAATTAGACAGCCTGGTTCAGGATGCCAATCAAAAAAGTGTCAACATGACGTTGGACCGCGGATATAACGACCTGAATGATCCCAACCAGTTTTACCGGCGGAGTGACCACTGGAACTTTGGGCGGTTGCGAGTTCCGTTTGTCTTTTTCTTTACAGGTGTTCACGAAGATTATCATCAGCCCTCCGATCATATAGAGGACGTGGATTTCGAAAAATTTCCCAGAGTCGTTCAGTTGATTTATAATTCCGCCGTAAACATTGCGAACTTTGAGGGACGCCCACAGGTGGATAATGAAGAGTTTATTGAGATTACAAGTGAACAGTCACGGTAGTGTTACAATCTTTAAAAAAGTATAGTTAATCGAGTAGCCACAAAAACAGGAAATCACAAAATTATTTGTGTTTTTGTGCTTTTGTGGCCTCTTCTCAAGTTGGTTATTAAATTGATTTATTGATCCTGAGACTATGTTAATTTCCTGGTTACTACAGTAGTGAGTAGAATCAGTGATCCAACTTGCTATTCATTTTCATAGCTATTACACTCATCCGATGACTAAGCAATCTCGCAATACCATCCCATTTCCACTGGATGACGTTCAAATCCAACAAGTCGATTCTGTCAGTCAAATCCGGGAACCAGCTTACTCCAACAGCTGGATGAGCATCAGCCCCACCGAATTTTCGATGACGGTAAAGAATGTTGGGAGCTTTTACGCTTGCAATGGCAAACGAATCGAATATTCTCCTGATAAAAAAGCAGATGCTGCCTCCCTTGAACTTTACATGAATGGCTCAGTATATGGAGCAATCCTTCATCAGCGCCGGATTCTCCCTCTTCACGGAAGTTCATTCATATACAATCAAAAAAGTGTGATGTTCTGCGGAGATTCGGGGGCAGGAAAATCCTCATTAACAACCTCTTTTTGTCTGAACGGTGCCGGCTTTTTAACCGATGATGTGACACCCATTCTTTTTGAAGAGGGGAAGCCACATATCTGGCCAAAAACGGGTAAAATCAAATTGTGGGATGACAGCCTTCAGCAATTCAAGAAAAAGAAAAGTGACCTCACAAAAATTCGTCCCGAAGATGAAAAGTATTATTTCGAGATTGAATCAAATCAAACGGAAGCCTGCCCGTTGAATTCCATTTTGATTCTGCAGGTTACTGAGGATGATGATGTCTCGTTTGAAAAAGTAGAAAAAGTAGAAGCGTTTTCTTATCTGCACCAGGAGATCTACAGGAGAGAGTACCTGTTTGCGATGCCGGAGGCGGAAGCGGCTTATTTGAAGAAAATAAGCTCTATTTGCGAGCAAGTTTCTATTACAAAAGTGCAGCGGCCTCAATCCATCTCAATTGGGAAAATGCGTGAGATTATTGCAAATCATCTTAAATCGATCTGAGAGATGGCTCGACGACCCCATTTAAAAATTGTCGTGTTGTCCAGCGCGCTTTTCGCGTAGCCATATCTGGCGTTTCTTGTTGGAGAAGGAAGCCTCAATTCCAATTAACGCAATGGGGGCTGATCACGGAAGCTTGTACCGGCGTCGATTTTCTCGTGCGTGTGCTTCGCTCGACGGGCACTTGGGCAAAAACTGTGCATCCGATTTGTCAAGTTGCAACGCCGGATGGGCAACTAAGGGATGGCTGGATAACTACCCGGTATTCGATACGGACTCAACGAGCTCCGTCTCCTGACCAGAATCCGTGCTGACGTCCGCGATCGTCGGATTATCCCAAATCGATTTAACTCGCAGCGATTACCGACCTCATTATCCTCGATTGCAGGCGTCAACTCCGCCGATTATCGCGCGATGTAAAGCTCCGTAGCCGTAGTGGCAGGATTTGACACCTCGGTTTGCAGGGGAATCGTCGGGGCTATACTGGGCGCTTGCGAGGATGGCAATGATCACCTTATACGGTTCAACAATCGGCAAAGTCAATGAGGGGCTTGGCCCCGGTCGAGTTCTGAATAAGTGTTTGTCTGTCCATGACGATGACATTTTTTCTAAAACCGGCATGAAAGGATCCGATCTCAGCCGGTGCACCCGATTGAGTCCTTCCCGGGGACCACCCTGACCGGAGAGCCCATTTCAGGCGGTCATGTTTGCCAAATAACCCTTCGACTCCTTGCCGCTTATAACTCTTGTGCCATAAAGACTGATGCTATTTATGTCTGTAGAATCATTTTACTGCTGTAAATATACGGGGTAACTTCTCAGCAACTAATTGATATTTATACAGTTGCAATTAATCGGAGGTGCCCATACTTCAAAACCGGTCAATCCGTTCCTGAAAAATAAATAGTTCATTTTACTCTCCTAACGGAGACCAATCGGGAAAGTAGGATGAACTCTGGTTATCATCTGTGATATTTGTTAATCCGGAGCCATTTGCGTTGATCACGAAAACGTCGTACGAATTCTGGCTCTTCATCCCTGTTTGAATCGAATGCAATCTTAGTGCCATCCGGCGACCAACTCGGGAAGCGATGTTCTATACTATTATCTGCAACATCTGTAAGGCATTCAATGTTTGAACCATCTGCATCTGCCACGCAAATCTCCCAGGATACTTCCGATTCCAAATTACTGCGAAATGCAATTTTACTGCCATCGGGCGACCAGGACGGGTTCCCATAAAAAACCTCAGAATCCCGCAATAAATCAGCCCGGCCTGTTCCATTCACATTTATTGTACTTATATATATGGGAATACCACTCTCAACTACATGAAAAGCAATCGTATTGCCATTTGGCGACCAATCCGGCCACCACTCGCCGGTGGGAGAATTGGTGACATTCGTTTTTTCGGTTCCGTCTGCATTCATAATAAATATATCTCCCTCACCACCTTGATACGTATGAGTGATAGGCTATTTGAGATCCATCCGGTGACCAACTGGGAAACTCATTAAAGCGCTGAGGATCGTTTGTTAGATTTTCAAGATTTTCTCCATCGGCGTCTACCATCCAAATTTGGGATGTTGAAAACCCGCCTCCTTCAGAAACAAACAGAATCTTCATGCCATCCGGCGAAACCGCAACTTTCCAGTAATCGCCAACACCAAAGTCTGTTATCTGGGTGATGTTCTCTCCATCTGGATCAGATTTGTAGAGGTTTGCCGCTCCGTTCTCGAACCTGGTGAAAACAATTTTATTCCTGAGTATTCCAATACAATTGATCTCAAAATTAACACTTGCGGTTTCACTTCCTGTTATTTCTATGGATTGTGGATTTTCACTGCTCATTGTACAGTGATCTGCTATGTCTGAAATCTCAACACTATACATTCCCGGTTCCAGATTGTTGAATGTTCCAGTGTCATTGGCATCCACATTTTTGGTTCCGCTGCCCTGCACAGTCACCCTAAAGGCGGGTGGGTTTTCGTCACCACCAGTTGTTACAATCTGTACTTCCACCGATCCCAATTCAGGGTCAGCATTCGTCGAACTATCACCGCATGAAATCATTATCCCGGCTGGAACCAACATCAATAACAGTACAGTAAAATAGTGATACCTTTGTCTTCTCTTAGTGGGTTGTAACTTGTTTCGTCGATTCATAGGAATTTTTGTTGATTTTTAAACTGAAAAGTTTTTTGGATTTAGAGTCACATTCTGTTTTTAGATGCAACAATTCATCTGCAATTGGCTCATCGTATCCGGAAATGGCTTAATCAATAAGCCGGTAAGACTTTCAGGATATTCCGTGAGCTTATTTTTTTTGGATTTGAAAGTTTGAAAAATGCCGGAGAAGTGTGTTCTCTTGATCAATTCTTATTCAACTACTTTCACTTCCAGCTTCGCATAATTCTCTCTTACATCTTCCAGTTGATTCATAAAGAACTCAACCGCCTCATCTTTTCTCGCTTCATTTACACTGATGTAGTATGTGGGAGAACCGATTACCACCTGATATTTTAGTTGGCCATCT of Balneolaceae bacterium contains these proteins:
- a CDS encoding M20/M25/M40 family metallo-hydrolase codes for the protein MLNFINLSSLQPKGEDGTYFQPFELNATVTDSLVYNTYRADSGDTLFVNQSVEVKNSNTEFVRGIGGAGPIEGDIVFGGFGVDDSLNGVRNLDGDAIANNWVLIFEQIPYVVDDDTLVSTNYTGRDRLITLIRDYGARGILLIPDQTENEFNEMAAMNSQTISVPENLELAYRGGGRGSYTPPYAYTFISPEFAAEILNVDNEQGLEELRQNTVENLQNFRSEKTSYYLEYTPYEGQKTIETNNVLAYFEGADPELKDEVVVVMGHYDHVGLGSPNEEGDYIYNGADDNGSGTAGLMAIANTFQEAAQDGYKPKRSILFLHVSAEESGLLGSRYYSDHPVIPIEQTVAALNTDMISRSDPEHIEDGNTDYVYLIGGEIISSQLDSLVQDANQKSVNMTLDRGYNDLNDPNQFYRRSDHWNFGRLRVPFVFFFTGVHEDYHQPSDHIEDVDFEKFPRVVQLIYNSAVNIANFEGRPQVDNEEFIEITSEQSR
- a CDS encoding segregation/condensation protein A → MYRVQLKNFEGPLDLLLFFIKRDELNIYDIPISHITHEFLEYIRLMEELDLDVASEFIYMASMLMSIKARMMLPFEGDEEEELDEDDPRYELVQKLLEYKRYKEMAEKMTIIDEETQKKYYRGYPKADEVEKQATGEALKDVTLFDLMGAFRKVLADIKRQHTYHKVEKVSVTVEEQEEYVLQTLQEHGRRSFIEICLELNNKSVVVVTFLAILEMLKEQQINLFIENDDPTQFFIDLKPVDEIIGEGNNVSESA
- a CDS encoding MarR family transcriptional regulator: MHSAANLFSREITRHFDSYFEEFDLATSYAELLLILQDRVELSQNDLAEEMNLAPSTITRFVNKLVKKDLVEKKKVGRTAMITLSRKGQGISPALKKSFENAVKDLKSTLGDKYVHTTNELLLHGVHLLQEEK
- a CDS encoding VOC family protein, giving the protein MKISGILETCLYAEDLERAKSFYSALPGIEFLSEEQGRHIFFRCNGSMLLIFNPNHTAREQTEVDGQQIPLHGSKGEGHIAFSIDENNLEEWRQFLMDNQIPIESEVTWPNGSVSLYFRDPAGNSLELVSPSIWQ
- a CDS encoding M14 family zinc carboxypeptidase, with the protein product MKNKFLAFIVLFIIPVSAFCQVELDYYLPDDVEFNPEIPTPEEVIGHQVGEWHITHDKLVNYMYAVAEASDRVTIEEYARSYEDRPLLILTITSPENHSRIEQIKQNQLALTVADQSGDVDVENQPVVINIGNSIHGNEPSGANSSMLSAYYFAAAHDEKIENILENSVILLDPSFNPDGLNRFATWVNMHKSITTTTDPADREYNERWPSGRTNHYWFDLNRDWMPVQHPESRGRIAKFHEWRPNILTDHHEMGSNSTFFFQPGIPSRTHPLTPQINQDLTGQIAEFHADALDEIQSLYYSKESFDDFYYGKGSTYPDLFGTIGILFEQASSRGHAQETDHGVLRFPFHHSESVYNGTFYG
- a CDS encoding SUMF1/EgtB/PvdO family nonheme iron enzyme — its product is MIKKLFVITLLLGLSGCALFQPTIREKLLPMEMTKVEGGTFLMGDSFERENDDSLPLHKVTLDDFYIGTYEVTYEQYDAFAKATERPLPRDDDRGRGKRAVIYVTWEDALAFCNAYGYRLPTEQEWEYAARSGGLHQLYAGTSNPDSLDHYARHLENSGPYAYLVGTKQPNELGLYDMSGNVSEYVGDYYPFYKTNPDSIQYYPLDERAMRVVRGGSFNSEDVTLRTYWRVGVLGDLEDHTVGFRCAVSEKE